A portion of the Gossypium arboreum isolate Shixiya-1 chromosome 8, ASM2569848v2, whole genome shotgun sequence genome contains these proteins:
- the LOC108468113 gene encoding receptor-like protein EIX2 yields the protein MRGFTLFFMAFIPIFAPTGITFCEGNRMVVCIESERQALLNFKQDIIDRSNRLSSWSKNGEDCCKWLGVYCDNITGHVYKLDLKPPSSPPVYASDAEFGVYWRSILRGKINPSLLSLNHLVHLDLSHNNFGGTLIPSFLGSLESLTFLDLSDAHFGGVIPHQLGNLSKLQHLNLGGNSNKLFEAKNLQWLSGFSSLEFLDLSQVDLSKAIDWLQVTSKLPSLKELHLSACSLDNDPSSTMINYSSLSVLDLSNNYLSPSVPVWIFSLHSLVSIDLSGNAFEGVIPSSFQNISSLKSLDLSTNSFNSSLPVWLFSLNHLEFLSLSSNLLQGKIPDSIGNLSSIKTLDLSANQLEGTLPISLENLSNLRKLDFSNNKLRQDISETLKILFICCSDKLESLNLANNNLSGHLTDQLGHFKSLSYLILSQNSISGLIPVSLGNLSSLQYIDVSDNQLDGNLPEHLENPMNLEYMNIAYNLLEGAVSEGFFSSLKRLRVFKASQNKLKFEANSNWIPPFQCQTIELSYWFLGPKFPTWIQFQKDLSTLDISSAGIADVVPSWFWNFTSKMVSLNISHNQLEGEIPFLSVHKLVDLRSNRFSGPLPRILPDVATLFFSNNSFSGSLSSFLCNYKLGEPKLFLLQLETNLLSGEIPDCWLPWQSIRVLNMGNNNLTGKIPDSLGYLGFMFLNLRNNKLTGELPLTLQNNSDLFMLDIGENQFNGYIPKWIGKTFPNLVILSLRSNSFNGHIPDELCELSSLQILDLGVNNLSGEIPTCFQNLTAMATKPNDTDAVIDYFVDGEFIRNELLVMKGRVREYSTILSLVTTMDLSNNNLIGNIPKELTNLAGLQSLNLSGNSLRGNIPFHIGDIKMLESLDVSRNHLSGSIPESLSNLNFLSHLNLSYNDLRGRIPSSTQLQSFDKFSYIGNQLCGPPINENCSKKAETPQNVVNGSHGNEESEGWLEKYMIYVSVAVGFLVGFWGVLGPLFLSESWALAYFATVEAIGGKLSSWRT from the coding sequence atgagagGTTTCACACTGTTTTTCATGGCTTTTATCCCCATTTTTGCACCTACTGGGATTACCTTTTGTGAAGGCAATCGCATGGTTGTCTGCATTGAGAGTGAGAGACAAGCTCTTTTAAACTTCAAACAAGACATCATTGATCGTTCAAACAGGCTATCTTCATGGTCTAAAAATGGTGAAGATTGTTGCAAATGGCTTGGAGTTTACTGCGATAACATCACAGGCCATGTTTACAAATTGGATTTGAAGCCTCCTTCAAGCCCTCCTGTTTATGCGTCAGATGCTGAATTTGGTGTTTATTGGAGATCAATCCTGAGAGGTAAAATAAACCCTTCATTGCTTTCATTGAACCATCTGGTTCATCTTGATCTTAGCCATAACAACTTTGGTGGCACCCTGATTCCTAGTTTCCTTGGTTCATTGGAGAGTTTAACTTTTCTTGACCTGTCTGATGCTCATTTTGGCGGAGTCATTCCTCACCAGCTTGGGAATCTCTCAAAACTGCAGCATCTTAACCTTGGAGGTAACAGTAACAAGTTGTTTGAAGCTAAGAACCTTCAATGGCTTTCTGGTTTTTCATCATTGGAGTTTCTTGATTTGAGTCAAGTGGACCTTAGTAAAGCCATTGACTGGCTTCAGGTAACCAGTAAACTTCCTTCTTTAAAAGAGTTACATTTGTCAGCGTGTTCTCTTGACAATGACCCTTCATCAACAATGATTAATTATTCATCACTTTCAGTTCTTGATCTTTCAAACAACTATTTATCCCCTTCGGTACCTGTTTGGATTTTCAGTCTTCATAGCCTTGTTTCCATTGATCTTAGTGGAAATGCCTTTGAAGGTGTGATTCCCAGCAGTTTTCAGAACATTTCATCTCTCAAATCTCTTGATCTTTCCACAAACTCTTTCAATTCATCATTGCCTGTTTGGTTGTTCAGTTTGAACCATCTTGAATTCCTCAGCCTTTCCAGTAACCTTCTTCAAGGAAAAATCCCAGATTCCATTGGAAACTTGAGTTCCATCAAAACACTTGATTTGTCAGCAAATCAGCTTGAAGGAACACTGCCAATTTCCTTAGAAAATCTTTCCAATTTGAGGAAGCTTGATTTTTCAAACAACAAGCTTCGTCAGGATATATCAGAAACCTTAAAGATCTTGTTTATATGCTGTTCAGATAAATTGGAATCTTTGAATCTGGCAAATAACAATCTTTCAGGCCATTTGACTGATCAACTTGGACACTTTAAAAGCCTTTCTTATCTCATTCTTTCTCAGAATTCCATTTCTGGGCTCATTCCAGTCTCTCTAGGGAACCTTTCATCTCTACAATATATTGATGTTTCAGACAATCAATTAGATGGAAATCTTCctgaacatcttgaaaatcccATGAATCTGGAATATATGAATATTGCTTATAATCTGTTGGAAGGGGCAGTGTCAGAAGGGTTCTTTTCTAGTCTCAAAAGACTCAGAGTTTTCAAGGCATCTCAAAACAAGTTGAAGTTTGAAGCAAACTCAAACTGGATTCCTCCATTTCAGTGTCAAACTATTGAACTGAGTTACTGGTTCCTTGGCCCCAAATTCCCAACATGGATTCAGTTTCAGAAGGATTTGTCTACTTTAGACATATCCAGTGCAGGGATTGCAGATGTTGTCCCCTCTTGGTTTTGGAACTTCACTTCCAAAATGGTGTCCCTCAACATTTCCCATAATCAACTTGAAGGTGAAATCCCATTTTTGTCAGTTCATAAACTAGTGGATTTGAGATCAAACAGGTTCTCAGGTCCTTTGCCAAGGATTCTCCCTGATGTGGCAACATTGTTTTTCTCAAACAACTCATTTTCAGGCTCACTTTCAAGCTTTTTGTGTAATTACAAGTTGGGTGAGCCAAAGCTGTTTCTTCTCCAGCTTGAAACAAATCTTCTCTCAGGTGAAATCCCAGATTGTTGGCTGCCATGGCAAAGCATTCGAGTCCTAAATATGGGAAACAACAATCTGACAGGAAAAATCCCAGATTCTTTAGGATATTTGGGTTTCATGTTTCTGAACCTTAGAAACAATAAGTTGACTGGTGAGCTTCCATTGACTTTGCAGAACAACAGTGACTTGTTCATGCTTGATATTGGTGAAAACCAGTTCAATGGATACATCCCAAAATGGATTGGCAAAACTTTTCCAAATCTTGTGATTCTAAGTCTTCGTTCAAACTCTTTCAATGGCCATATCCCTGACGAACTTTGTGAGCTTAGTTCACTACAAATCTTGGACCTTGGTGTGAACAATCTGTCAGGGGAAATACCAACATGTTTCCAGAATTTAACTGCAATGGCTACCAAGCCAAATGACACTGATGCAGTCATTGATTACTTCGTTGATGGGGAGTTCATAAGGAATGAATTACTGGTAATGAAAGGGAGAGTCCGTGAATATAGCACCATACTTTCACTGGTTACCACCATGGATCTTTCAAACAACAATCTCATTGGGAACATTCCCAAAGAACTAACCAATCTAGCAGGCTTACAATCATTGAATCTATCAGGGAATTCCTTGAGAGGAAACATTCCATTTCATATTGGCGACATTAAGATGTTAGAATCTCTCGATGTTTCAAGGAACCATTTGTCTGGTTCAATCCCAGAAAGCTTGTCCAACTTGAATTTCTTGAGTCATTTGAACTTATCGTACAACGATTTGAGAGGAAGAATCCCATCAAGCACTCAACTTCAAAGCTTTGACAAGTTTTCTTACATCGGGAATCAACTCTGTGGGCCTCCAATCAATGAAAATTGCAGCAAGAAAGCTGAAACACCACAGAATGTTGTTAATGGAAGCCATGGAAATGAAGAAAGTGAAGGATGGTTGGAAAAGTATATGATTTATGTAAGTGTTGCAGTGGGATTTTTGGTGGGTTTTTGGGGCGTATTAGGGCCGTTGTTTCTTAGTGAATCATGGGCGTTGGCTTACTTTGCAACGGTGGAAGCCATTGGAGGCAAGCTTTCTTCCTGGAGGACTTAG
- the LOC108467660 gene encoding F-box protein At5g03970 → MKSRRMKHEGVLHTALSCDDILCNILIRLPPESITKFVIVSKRWLSLICSSSFRHSYLSRWRVEFNLLGFFVCNSLYLGRPKGGARRPRSEPALPLLSSSREGDDLKFSGVLKKLGYFIDSSDGLLLCGRHPKTYFVWNPITKQQHKLPHPRVHFEELCMAFIVEDSPDDEICYRVVRAKCESRFEEVNVVTIETFLSKISTWCYSKLRCSSTISLSPWTSGTVIGDVIHWYAAQGNIAIYDPYHHEKHIALVKLPGPFDFDEQVLGESSDGCLQYGWSCKAGLQIWVLEKGFDGYSSLFSTNEQSSLSWSLRYKLNFKIMWRKNPTLATKCVTRKETEILAFSPQDSKSVFIRSGSSIYLYHIGSGRMEVIQYQGRGSSILSDFSKVVPYFKRAWPQSTLCCGGNSST, encoded by the coding sequence ATGAAGAGTAGACGGATGAAACATGAGGGTGTTCTTCATACTGCATTGAGTTGCGATGACATCCTCTGCAATATCCTTATCCGGTTACCACCCGAATCTATAACCAAGTTTGTTATTGTATCAAAGCGGTGGCTGAGCTTGATTTGCAGCTCTTCTTTTCGGCACAGTTATTTGAGTAGATGGAGAGTAGAATTTAACCTGTTAGGATTCTTTGTGTGCAATTCCTTGTACCTTGGAAGACCTAAAGGCGGTGCTCGTCGCCCCCGTTCTGAACCTGCTCTCCCATTGCTGTCTTCTAGTAGAGAGGGTGAtgatttgaagttttctggggtcCTTAAAAAGCTTGGTTACTTTATCGACTCTTCTGATGGCCTTCTTCTTTGTGGTCGTCACCCGAAGACCTATTTTGTATGGAATCCCATCACCAAGCAACAACATAAACTACCTCATCCGCGGGTGCACTTTGAGGAGTTGTGCATGGCCTTCATTGTTGAAGACTCACCTGACGATGAAATCTGCTACAGGGTTGTTCGTGCAAAATGTGAAAGCAGATTCGAGGAGGTCAATGTTGTTACAATAGAAACTTTCTTGTCAAAGATCAGTACGTGGTGTTATTCCAAGCTGAGATGTTCTTCAACTATATCTCTATCTCCTTGGACTTCAGGTACCGTGATTGGAGATGTCATCCACTGGTATGCAGCGCAGGGGAACATAGCTATTTACGACCCGTATCATCATGAGAAGCATATTGCTTTAGTTAAACTCCCGGGGCCATTTGATTTCGATGAGCAAGTTCTCGGGGAGTCTTCGGACGGGTGTCTACAATATGGTTGGAGCTGTAAAGCTGGCCTGCAGATATGGGTTCTTGAAAAGGGCTTTGATGGTTATTCATCTTTATTCTCAACTAACGAACAGTCAAGTCTTTCTTGGAGCTTGAGATATAAGTTGAATTTCAAAATCATGTGGAGAAAGAATCCAACACTTGCCACAAAATGTGTTACACGGAAAGAAACCGAAATACTGGCATTTTCTCCACAAGATTCCAAATCAGTCTTCATTAGATCTGGATCAAGCATATATCTCTATCACATCGGGAGTGGAAGGATGGAAGTGATCCAGTACCAAGGTCGCGGATCTTCTATCTTATCGGATTTTTCCAAAGTAGTACCCTACTTTAAACGAGCTTGGCCCCAATCTACCTTGTGTTGTGGCGGAAACAGCTCGACATGA
- the LOC108468836 gene encoding myosin-11: MATPVNIIVGSHVWVEDPDEAWIDGQVTKITGKDAQIQTTNGKTVTEKLSKIYPKDLEAPPGGVDDMTKLSYLHEPGVLQNLKTRYELNEIYTYTGNILIAINPFQRLPHIYDSHMMQQYKGAPFGELSPHVFAVADVAYRAMINESKSNSILVSGESGAGKTETTKMLMRYLAFLGGRVATEGRTVEQQVLESNPVLEAFGNAKTVRNNNSSRFGKFVEIQFDKHGRISGAAIRTYLLERSRVCQVSDPERNYHCFYLLCAAPAEEVEKYKLGKPQSYHYLNQSRCYELVGVSDAHDYLATRRAMDIVGISEKEQEAIFRVVAAILHLGNIVFAKGKEVDSSVPKDDQAKFHLNTTAELLMCDVKALEDALCKRVMVTPEEVIKRSLDPQSATVSRDGLAKTLYSRLFDWLVDKINNSIGQDPNSNFLIGVLDIYGFESFKANSFEQFCINFTNEKLQQHFNQHVFKMEQEEYTKEKINWSYIEFVDNQDVLDLIEKKPGGIVALLDEACMFPKSTHETFANKLYQTFKNHKRFIKPKLSRTDFTIAHYAGDVLYQSDQFLDKNKDYVVPEHQDLLGVSKCPFVAGLFPPLPEETSKSSKFSSIGSRFKLQLQQLMETLNSTEPHYIRCVKPNNQLKPAIFENQNIMQQLRCGGVLEAIRISMAGYPTRKPFFEFINRFGLLCPEALEGNYDEKAACQKILEKAGLEGFQVGLTKIFLRAGQMAELDARRAEVLSSAAKTIQRRIRTHISRRRFLAVRKASVDIQSICRGVLACKFYQNMRRQAAALKIQKHIKRHQARVAYRKLHISALVLQTGLRAMAARREFRSMNLNKNATLLQAWWLCRRAVVYYKKLTRSCIVTQTRWRGRVARRELRKLKMAARETGALKEAKDKLEKNVEELTWRLQLEKRLRTDLEEAKAQEVMKLQNTMQEMQKIIEETNALLAKERETAKKAIEEAPPVIQEKEVLVEDTKKVESLTEEVESLKASLETEKLRADEAEGKYKELQESSEEKRKKLEETEKKVQQLADSMRGLEEKLANIESENKVLRQQAVSIAPNKFLSGRSRSILQRGSESGHLEARAAIPDLHSPSLNLREPAEVEEKPQKSLNEKQQENQELLIRCIAQHLGFAGNRPIAACIIYKCLLQWRSFEVERTSVFDRIIQTIGNAIETQDNNDILAYWLSNASTLLLLLQRTLKASGAAGMTPQRRRSSSATLFGRMTQSFRGAPQGVNLSLINGGINSGVDSLRQVEAKYPALLFKQQLTAYVEKIYGMIRDNLKKEISPLLGLCIQAPRTSRASLVKGASRSVANTAGQQALIAHWQGIVKSLGNFLNTLKANYVPPFLVRKVFTQIFSFINVQLFNSLLLRRECCSFSNGEYVKAGLAELEHWCYKATDEYAGSAWDELKHIRQAIGFLVIHQKPKKTLDEISHDLCPVLSIQQLYRISTMYWDDKYGTHSVSPDVIANMRVLMTEDSNNAVSNSFLLDDDSSIPFSVDDISKSMEQIDIADIEPPPLIRENIGFSFLLPRSD; encoded by the exons ATG GCAACTCCTGTGAATATCATTGTCGGTTCTCATGTCTGGGTTGAAGACCCAGATGAAGCTTGGATTGATGGGCAGGTTACCAAAATCACTGGAAAAGATGCCCAGATTCAGACCACTAATGGAAAAACG GTCACCGAAAAGTTATCAAAAATATATCCAAAAGACTTGGAAGCTCCTCCTGGTGGGGTTGATGATATGACAAAGCTATCTTACCTACATGAGCCTGGAGTTCTGCAGAATTTGAAAACTAGatatgaattgaatgaaatttat ACTTATACAGGAAATATCCTAATTGCTATAAATCCATTCCAAAGACTACCTCACATCTATGATTCTCATATGATGCAACAATACAAGGGTGCTCCATTTGGAGAACTAAGCCCTCATGTTTTTGCAGTTGCAGATGTTGCATACAG GGCAATGATTAATGAATCGAAAAGCAATTCAATTCTGGTGAGTGGTGAAAGTGGAGCAGGTAAAACTGAGACGACAAAAATGCTTATGCGATACCTTGCATTTCTCGGCGGTCGAGTCGCCACTGAAGGACGAACAGTTGAACAACAAGTTCTTGAA TCTAATCCGGTCCTTGAAGCATTCGGCAATGCTAAAACTGTTCGTAATAACAATTCCAG TCGTTTCGGTAAATTTGTTGAGATTCAGTTTGATAAGCATGGAAGAATATCAGGAGCAGCCATCCGGACTTACCTTTTAGAGAGATCTCGTGTTTGCCAAGTTTCTGACCCAGAACGCAACTATCACTGTTTTTATCTTCTTTGTGCTGCGCCAGCGGAG GAAGTTGAAAAGTACAAATTGGGAAAACCCCAAAGCTATCACTATCTTAACCAGTCGCGTTGCTATGAACTAGTAGGCGTAAGTGATGCCCATGATTATCTTGCTACAAGGAGAGCTATGGATATTGTAGGAATTAGTGAGAAAGAGcag GAGGCAATTTTCCGAGTCGTTGCGGCAATTCTTCATCTTGGAAACATTGTATTCGCTAAAGGAAAGGAGGTTGATTCATCTGTTCCGAAAGATGACCAGGCTAAATTCCACCTGAATACAACAGCAGAGCTTCTTAT GTGTGATGTTAAGGCCTTAGAAGATGCATTGTGTAAACGTGTTATGGTCACACCCGAGGAAGTAATAAAGCGAAGTCTCGATCCACAAAGTGCTACAGTTAGCCGGGACGGTTTGGCTAAAACATTATATTCACGATTGTTTGACTG GTTGGTGGacaaaattaataattcaatcgGACAAGATCCAAACTCGAACTTCCTAATCGGAGTCCTTGACATCTACGGTTTTGAAAGCTTTAAGGCTAATAG CTTTGAGCAGTTCTGTATTAACTTTACAAATGAGAAGTTGCAACAGCATTTCAATCAG CATGTCTTCAAGATGGAGCAAGAAGAGTACACAAAAGAGAAGATTAACTGGAGCTACATAGAATTTGTTGATAATCAAGATGTCCTGGATCTTATTGAAAAG AAACCAGGAGGAATCGTTGCTCTTCTTGATGAAGCTTG CATGTTCCCGAAATCAACTCATGAAACTTTTGCAAACAAGCTTTATCAGACGTTTAAGAACCACAAAAGATTCATCAAGCCGAAATTGTCTCGCACTGATTTCACCATTGCTCATTATGCAGGAGAT GTCCTATATCAATCTGATCAATTTCTGGACAAAAACAAGGATTATGTGGTTCCTGAGCATCAAGACTTGTTGGGTGTTTCGAAATGTCCATTTGTAGCAGGCCTTTTCCCACCACTTCCAGAAGAAACATCTAAATCATCCAAGTTTTCTTCGATTGGTTCTCGTTTTAAG CTACAATTACAGCAACTAATGGAAACATTAAACTCTACGGAACCGCACTACATCCGATGCGTAAAGCCTAACAACCAGCTTAAACCGGCTATATTTGagaatcaaaatatcatgcaACAACTTCGTTGTGGA GGTGTTCTAGAGGCAATTAGAATCAGTATGGCTGGCTATCCAACTCGTAAACCTTTCTTCGAGTTCATTAACCGGTTCGGACTTCTTTGTCCCGAGGCTCTGGAAGGAAA CTATGACGAAAAGGCTGCATGCCAGAAGATTTTGGAAAAGGCTGGACTTGAAGGATTTCAG GTAGGTCTAACAAAGATCTTTCTGAGAGCTGGTCAGATGGCGGAACTAGATGCACGGAGGGCAGAAGTACTCAGTAGTGCTGCAAAAACTATACAACGCCGTATTCGTACTCATATATCTCGTAGAAGATTCCTTGCAGTGCGAAAGGCCTCTGTCGATATCCAGTCTATTTGTAGAG GAGTATTGGCCTGCAAATTTTATCAAAACATGAGAAGGCAGGCAGCAGCTTTGAAAATCCAGAAGCACATAAAGAGGCATCAAGCTAGAGTAGCCTATCGAAAACTCCACATATCTGCCCTTGTCTTACAGACAGGTTTGCGGGCAATGGCCGCTCGAAGAGAATTCCGATCcatgaatttaaataaaaatgcaACTTTGCTTCAG GCTTGGTGGCTCTGTCGGAGAGCAGTTGTGTATTATAAGAAGCTCACAAGAAGTTGTATTGTGACACAAACCCGGTGGAGAGGAAGAGTTGCTCGAAGAGAACTCCGAAAGCTCAAAATG GCAGCGAGGGAAACCGGTGCACTGAAAGAAGCAAAGGATAAGCTAGAAAAGAATGTCGAGGAGCTTACATGGCGTTTGCAGCTGGAGAAACGTTTGAGG ACTGATTTAGAAGAAGCAAAAGCTCAGGAGGTTATGAAACTGCAAAACACAATGCAAGAAATGCAGAAAATCATCGAGGAAACCAATGCATTGCTTGCTAAAGAACGAGAGACTGCAAAGAAAGCCATCGAAGAAGCGCCTCCGGTTATTCAAGAGAAAGAAGTTCTCGTTGAAGATACAAAGAAAGTTGAATCTCTAACAGAAGAAGTGGAAAGCCTAAAG GCCTCATTGGAAACAGAAAAACTGAGAGCTGATGAGGCAGAAGGAAAGTACAAAGAACTCCAAGAATCAagtgaagaaaaaagaaaaaaactggAAGAAACAGAAAAAAAAGTTCAACAACTAGCTGACTCAATGAGAGG GTTAGAAGAGAAGCTTGCTAATATAGAATCAGAGAATAAGGTGTTACGGCAACAGGCAGTATCTATCGCTCCCAATAAGTTCCTTTCAGGGCGTTCGAGGTCGATTTTGCAG AGAGGTTCAGAGAGTGGTCACTTGGAAGCAAGGGCAGCCATT CCAGATCTTCACAGCCCGTCACTGAACCTTCGGGAGCCTGCTGAAGTCGAGGAGAAACCACAAAAGTCATTGAATGAGAAACAACAGGAAAACCAGGAGTTACTCATTCGATGTATCGCACAACATTTAGGCTTTGCGGGGAACCGACCTATTGCAGCCTGTATCATATACAAATGCCTTCTGCAATGGAGATCATTTGAAGTCGAGCGAACCAGTGTCTTCGATCGGATCATTCAGACTATAGGGAATGCTATTGAG ACCCAGGATAACAATGACATCTTAGCCTACTGGTTATCCAACGCCTCCACGCTTCTCTTGCTACTACAGCGCACATTGAAAGCTAGCGGTGCCGCTGGAATGACTCCACAACGCCGTCGATCATCATCAGCTACTTTGTTTGGGAGAATGACCCAA AGTTTCCGTGGAGCGCCACAAGGTGTCAATCTCTCCTTAATTAATGGCGGCATCAATAGTGGGGTGGATAGTCTGCGACAAGTCGAAGCCAAGTACCCGGCTTTGCTTTTTAAGCAGCAACTTACAGCATATGTAGAGAAGATATATGGAATGATCAGAGATAATCTGAAGAAAGAAATTTCACCATTGCTTGGATTATGCATCCag GCACCAAGAACATCCCGAGCAAGCTTAGTCAAGGGAGCATCACGATCCGTTGCGAATACTGCAGGCCAACAGGCTTTGATTGCTCACTGGCAAGGGATTGTGAAGAGCCTTGGAAACTTCTTGAACACTTTGAAAGCAAATTAT GTACCTCCATTCTTAGTACGAAAGGTGTTCACACAAATATTCTCATTTATCAATGTTCAACTATTCAACAG TCTTTTGTTGAGGAGAGAGTGTTGTTCATTCAGTAATGGTGAATACGTTAAAGCCGGATTGGCTGAACTGGAACACTGGTGTTACAAAGCAACAGATGAG TATGCAGGTTCAGCTTGGGATGAGCTCAAGCATATACGGCAGGCCATTGGTTTCTTG GTAATACATCAAAAGCCAAAGAAAACACTGGACGAAATAAGCCATGATCTTTGTCCG GTCCTTAGTATACAGCAGCTATACCGTATAAGTACAATGTATTGGGATGACAAGTACGGCACACATAGTGTGTCCCCGGAT GTAATAGCCAATATGAGAGTGTTAATGACAGAAGATTCCAACAATGCAGTTAGTAATTCCTTCCTGCTGGATGATGATTCCAG TATCCCCTTCTCTGTAGATGACATATCGAAGTCAATGGAACAAATAGACATTGCAGACATTGAACCACCACCACTTATTCGTGAGAACATAGGCTTTAGTTTCTTGTTGCCACGTTCGGATTAA